A part of Brassica rapa cultivar Chiifu-401-42 chromosome A05, CAAS_Brap_v3.01, whole genome shotgun sequence genomic DNA contains:
- the LOC103870575 gene encoding protein SCO1 homolog 1, mitochondrial, whose protein sequence is MASALCRTASRLRPVQLCHRFRAVSDLLSPSSPSPACISDHGDFSLPRSMFTLSCGIERLRMDQRRLLSTSASDSTSKPSSGESEAKSSGENEKSGGSEGSDGGGSDQKSDRASGKHARGAPVSWMSFFLLFATGAGLVYYYDREKKRHIEDINTNSKAVKEGPSAGKAAIGGPFSLIRDDGKRITEKDLMGKWTILYFGFTHCPDICPDELIKLAAAIDKIKEKAGVDVVPVFISVDPERDTVQQVHEYVKEFHPKLIGLTGTPEEIKSVARSYRVYYMKTEEEDSDYLVDHSIVMYLMSPEMNFVKFYGKNHDVDSLTDGVVKEIRQYRK, encoded by the exons ATGGCGTCTGCTCTATGTAGAACTGCAAGCCGTCTTCGTCCCGTGCAGCTTTGTCATCGATTTCGCGCCGTAAGCGATCTACTGTCTCCGTCGTCTCCGTCTCCGGCGTGCATCTCCGATCATGGAGATTTCTCTCTTCCTCGATCG ATGTTTACACTTAGCTGTGGAATCGAACGGTTGAGGATGGATCAGAGACGTTTACTGAGCACTTCTGCTTCTGATTCTACCTCTAAGCCTAGCTCTGGCGAATCGGAAGCGAAATCTTCCGGTGAGAACGAGAAATCTGGTGGATCCGAGGGTTCAGATGGCGGTGGTTCCGATCAGAAAAGCGACCGCGCGTCTGGGAAACACGCGCGTGGAGCG CCGGTTTCGTGGATGAGCTTCTTCTTGCTGTTTGCTACTGGAGCTGGATTGGTCTACTACTATGACCGCGAAAAGAAACGTCATATCGAAG ATATAAATACCAATTCTAAAGCGGTTAAGGAGGGACCATCTGCTGGGAAAGCAGCTATTGGAGGACCATTCAGCCTTATAAGAGATGATGGGAAACGTATCACGGAGAAAGACTTGATGGGAAAATGGACAATCTTATACTTTGGGTTCACACATTGTCCTGATATCTGTCCTGACGAGCTTATTAAGCTAGCTGCTGCCATTGACAAAATAA AGGAAAAGGCAGGAGTAGATGTGGTGCCGGTGTTTATCTCTGTGGATCCTGAAAGAGACACAGTTCAACAAGTGCATGAATATGTCAAAG AGTTTCATCCGAAATTGATTGGGTTAACCGGGACCCCTGAAGAGATCAAATCAGTGGCCCGTTCTTATCGGGTTTACTACATGAAGACGGAAGAGGAGGATTCAGACTATCTCGTTGATCACTCTATAGTCAT GTACTTGATGAGTCCAGAGATGAATTTTGTGAAATTCTACGGGAAGAATCATGACGTTGACTCGTTGACCGACGGTGTTGTAAAAGAGATTCGACAGTACCGGAAGTGA